The Xiphophorus maculatus strain JP 163 A chromosome 7, X_maculatus-5.0-male, whole genome shotgun sequence region CCCACCCCCGCCAGGCCAGCCCCACGTCCCACCAGGTCCACATGATGTCCCGGTCCCCCGGCGGCGTGCCACCCATGGGCCCTGAGTTCTCAGACCTGCCTCAGGGTATGATGACCCCCTCCAGAGCCAGCCTCAACCTGGACCTGTATGAGCACCACTGGGCCGGCCCTCCGGGTGCTGACGGGACCCCGGCAGCCAGGCAGCCCCAGCCACAGGGCCCGTTTAGAGGGGAAGTACGGGTTCCCAGCAGAACAAATTCCTTCAACAGCCGCTCCGCTGCTCCGAACGGCGTTAGACCGACCATGACTGCGCCCCCGACCGCCGGGAAGCAGGACTCCTCTATGGGACCTCCAAACACCATCACAGCTGTGACGTCCCCACCCATCCAACAGCCAGTCAAGAGCATCCGCGTGATGCGACCAGAACCCAAAACGGCGGTGGGTCCGTGCCATCCTGGCTGGATGGCGGCTCAGGCGCCGGACGCGGCAGAACCTCTGCCCTACATGCCAGAGGAGACTTATCCACTAGAGCCCGCCCAGGAGCAGCGCTGCCCCCCTCCACCTTACCCAAAGAACCTGCTTATACCCGCGGGGGAGCCGGGGGTTCTGGAAGGAGGCGGCGCTAGCGGGCCAGATCTCAGCAACGCCACCGCCAGAGGTGGCCGCAGTGGCAGCGGCGGGAGCGGGAAGGCCGAGGAAAGCCATCAGGTCAAAGAGAAGACGAAGGCGGGCAAGGGAGAGAAAGCGGTGAAAGACAAGAAGCAGATCCAGACGTCACCCGTTCCCGTCAGAAAGAACGGACAGGACGAGGAGAAGAGAGAGTCGCGCATCAAAACCTACTCGCCTTTCGCCTTCAAGTTCTACATGGAGCAGCACATCGAGAACGTGATGAAGACCTACCAGCAGAAACTCAACCGGAGGCTGCAGCTGGAACAGGAGATGTCCAAGGTGGGAAAACACCTCCTCACTACTAGGACCCAACTAATGAGCAGTTTAGTTATCGATTTATGATgattaaacaattaatcaaagaTTTGGGGGTTtcactatataaaaaaatgaatttaatttattttaaaaaattacattcagcAGATTCCTCATTTAACCACATAAGCCtttctatacaataaaataGATACACTaaatgatgcaaataaacacCTGAATTCCTTTtctaaacaacaaaataaacattttgttgcctcAAATGTAGTAAAACAGCATTCCCtgaattgctaaaataaatccttctaacatcaacatgtaaaaagctcagcttgacttaacatcaacaCAGTGTAGGACTGATCTGGGGATTTAGTTTTTGGATTAACCAGTTACTCACTGGATAACAAAAGGTTCTTAATATAAGAATTTGAtccagatgaagctaaaaccaCAACTTGaagagttctgggtagaaccgATTTACaaacaatctgtttttcttaaatgcaaaatctatttgatttttgtacagtttgttGTTGAATATGTTGTTCCTTAGAGTCTTCAAACTCCagattgctaaattagttgacggttatttcaataattcatcattattaatccgattaatcgtgtCTGATCCACTTTTATAACGCTCTTAAAAcgataaatattaaaaatattgatcAAATCTCTAagtcaggggtgggcaactccaggcctggagggccggtctcctgcaacttttagatgtgtctctacttcaacacacctgagtcaaataatgaggtcattagcaggactctgagaacttgactgcacttaggaggtgattcagctgttggattcaagtgtgttggatcagggagacatctaagagttgtaggacaccggccctccaggaccaggattgcccacccctgctctaagtGCATGGATTGTCCCTCATAGTTTGGCTGAATCGTCATATTTCCAATTTGGACTTTCTCTCCCTAGGCTGGCCTGTCGGAAGCAGAGCAGGGGCAGATGAGGAAAATGCTGAACCAAAAGGAGTCCAACTACAACCGACTACGCCGGGCCAAAATGGACAAGTCCATGTTCATCAAAATCAAGACTCTCGGCATCGGCGCCTTCGGTGAAGTGTGCCTTACGCGGAAAGTTGACACCGGTGCACTTTATGCCATGAAAACGCTGCGCAAGAAAGATGTCCTCAACCGCAACCAGGTGACTCAAAGCGTCACATGACTGGACttatgctcagttccaccaatCTGACCCTACCAGCTTAGCTCACCGGTTTTAACTggttcctgtgttttttttaggtggCCCATGTAAAAGCGGAGCGTGACATCCTGGCGGAAGCAGACAACGAGTGGGTGGTGCGTCTCTACTACTCCTTCCAGGACCGCGACAGCCTCTACTTTGTCATGGACTACATCCCCGGAGGAGACATGATGAGCCTCCTCATCCGGATGGGGGTCTTCCCCGAACACCTGGCGCGCTTCTACATAGCCGAGCTGACACTGGCCATCGAGAGCGTCCACAAGATGGGTTTCATCCACCGCGACATCAAGCCCGACAACATCCTCATCGACTTGGACGGTCACATCAAGCTGACGGACTTCGGCCTCTGCACGGGCTTCCGTTGGACGCACAACTCCAAATACTACCAGAAAGGTTGGGCACCTTGGTTTGAGtttgctcttcttttttcttttttttcccttttttgttgtGCAAGTGTTAGTCAAATTAAACCtgagtgtattttatttgcagaGTTAAATGTATTATGCTATAACCCCAAGCTCAAGGTTTTATTAGACTGTTAGACTTTTATTAGATTTGATTTTGAGCACTTTAGATACCACGTACACCAGTTAAGTCTTGCTTTTTCTCCACtagtttatatatttctttaattcAGAAACTTATGTTTCTGCTTaactaccttagcaactactttttagacttCTGTTCTCCCAACCCAGAATAGAAATTAGActagaggatacttacttatacttatctaccaagCCTTAATAGGAGCACCTAGTTtacatactttagatcaacattagattcttttttttttggtttgttattctgtttgtatttcctttggattcctgtaaagcactttgtattgccttgttgctgaaaatgtgctgtataaataaaattacctttactttACCTTTATGATTTTACTAACCTTCTTTCTCCAGGGAGTCACATCAGGCAGGACAGCATGGAGCCCAGCGACTCCTGGGACGACGTATCCAACTGTCGCTGTGGCGACCGGCTGATGACGCTGGAGCAGCGCGCCAACCGGCAGCACCAGCGCTGCCTGGCTCACTCATTGGTTGGAACCCCAAATTACATCGCCCCGGAGGTTCTGCTGCGCAAAGGTGGCCGATAACGTTTCTGTTGTTTCCGTTTATTATTACTGAAGtacatgttgtgttttgttttttgtttgtgtttgtttttaccgCCCCATTTGTGTGCTTTTTGCAGGCTACACTCAGTTGTGTGACTGGTGGAGTGTGGGAGTGATTCTTTTTGAGATGCTGGTGGGACAACCACCTTTCCTCGCTCCAACACCTACCGAGACTCAGATTAAggtcagtgagaaaaaaaaatgccaggtatatatttttaacaatttttacaTTCAGTTTAGACAGAAACGGAAGACTCTGAATCTGTTCCATAGTTCACCGTACACACAGTGGTGTAAAAAACATCCTATTGTTCCTTTTGCTTTCTATTATTTTACGTATTTGTCACACTTAAGTGTTTCAGAgcatcaaaccaatttaaacaTTAGTCAAGAAAACACAAGTAAacttaaaatgtagtttttaaatgaagggCTTTATTATTAAGAGGAAAAACTATCAATTTTTGTGGTCCTGTGCAAAGCAGTGATTAAAAACATAAGCAATTATGGAGAACATGGTTGAAATGAATCATGAAAAGCCTGATATAAATTAGGCTTTACCATAAGCATGTAAGTCAACATGCTGATGGTGAGTATGTAACGATTTACTGGTAATGTAGATCAAAGTCAAGTCACATTTATCTTTATAGCAAATTTCAGCaccaaggcagttcaaagtgctttacctTATGAAAACATCATCCAGTCATCAATAATGAAACaagtaataaatattaaatttggtCAAATGCCATCATAAAACTCATCAGgtaaaatacacatcaaatatactggtcaatgttccagtttttaTGAAAACCAGCGCTGGGTTTGGAAAAGCAGAACCAGAGGATCTGAGTGGGCTGGTAGGTTGAAACCACAGCAGCCGATCTTTAATGTATCGTGGTGCTGATACCACAGGACACCTGGGCTGAGGACAAAaaataaacgcatggatgagtttctctagatcttgctgagacattagtcctctaatcctggagatgttcttcaggtgatagaaggccgactttgtaactgtctttatgtgactctgatgGTTCATGTCTGAGTTCATCGCTACtccagatttcaggcctgaaCTCTAGTCTGTAGCTgcaataactgaagctgtgcattgactctagattgTTCATCTTTTGACCCAAAGccaataacttcagttttgtttctgttgaaataaatcaaattatccAGGTGAGATAAAAGGCTGAATTTGTAACGGTTTTTATgcgtctctgaaggttcaggttagagttttgttctttttaactGAGCCATAACAGATGACAGTGAAGTGAGCGTAAACCTCATCTGCACCTTCACTTCTGCAGGTCATCAACTGGGAGAGCACCCTCCAGGTGCCGCCGCAGGTCAAGCTAAGCCCAGAGTCTGTGGATATCATCGGTCGACTGTGCTGTTCCGCCGAGGAGCGTCTGGGCGCCAACGGCTCCGGTGAGATCAAGGCCCACCCTTTCTTCTCTGAGGTGGACTTCTCCAGTAACCTGCGCCAACAGCTGGCTCCCTACCGGCCCAAGATCGCCCACCCCATGGACACATCCAACTTTGACCCcgtggaggaggagggggtcCCCGGGGCGTGGAGCGACAGCGGCGACAGCACCCGGGCCCTGGACGTGCTCTGCTCACCGCACGGCAAGCACCCGGAGCACGCCTTCTACGAGTTCACATTCCGGAGGTTCTTCGACGACCACGGCTGCCCCTTCCGCTACCCGAAGCCCCCCGAGGCCGACGCCTGCCTGAGCGTCCCCGGCGTGGGCCCGGAGGAGGGCGAGGAgacggaggaagaggaagatgacgaagaggaaggagagggaggggagggATGTGAGCCGGTGTACGTCTAGAGCCGTTTGCTCCTCACTGCCGCTGGAGGTGTGTGTCGGTGTGGAGAGGCTGAACATGTCTGTGTAAAGCAGGAGCAGGATGAGAGGCACATCGCCCCCTAGTGGGCTGACTGCAAATCTCCTCCAATCTGGGACCAACtaacagcagaaagaaagaaaccaagAGGAAGCAGACAGGAGTGgaatatcattattattattattgttattattcctGGAGGACCGGTTTTCTGCGTCTGGTTCTCCCAGCGGTTTCCTGTCCCATTCCTTCCACCGTCGGTCTTACGGATGATTGAAACACCTGGAGGACTGCTTCACACTTTACACGCTTTACACTCACGGCGATGGGACAGGTGGGACCAGTTTACGGACTGACTGCGTCTCCATCACAGCTTCTGCAAAATAAGCTAAAAAGACTCGCATGCACGTCCACGCTTACTCAGTATAACCCCGGACGTACAGCGCCTCCTCGTCTTGGGTTCATGAACCTTGacctttttttcactttttgccaTGTTGACAATCACAAACCTCAGTTTAttattggattttatgtgattgaccaactgaaagtagcacataattgtgaagtggaatgaaagagatattcaaatgaaaatctgaaaagtgtggcacacATTTCTACTCAACCAATgagttgaaacatttttgttgcatgCTTACCAGCTGGAGACTTTGCTTGCAAGTAGAGCAGCTGCTGttaactattttatttaattttttttgccagagATTCTTGATTGGGCTTacgtctagactttgactgggccattctaacacatgaatagtATTTGATCTATACCAATGGTTTATGTTTGTTTCCCAGGTGATGTGCAcaaagaatttattttgttttcaggtcGTCTACATGGTTTGTTCCAAACTGAACTCTAGACTTGCCGGTCTTCCACACAGTCAGAATGTTTGGATTGCACTAGATTACATTTCAGGCGATCAAGAATAAAtgggactgaatacaaatgcacaccacactttttagattaatttgcaaataaaaagcgtccacttcacagttttgccctactttgtgttggtctaacacATAGTAACCATGGAAGTCTGTGTTGGTAGcgtgacaaaaaatgtaaaaaggtgtgaatactttattCTGTATCGGTGTTTTGATGCCGTCTCTCACAAAGTGTCCGGGACAGGCTGTcctcaaaatcacaaaaaggtGTTCAGTGAAACTAACGTATTCTTTAGAGTGTTTAGCGCCATCTAGCGGATGTAGATGAACCTGCCTCGTTGTGTGCCAAATTTAATTCAGGgagtctcctcctcctcctcctcctcttcctcctcctccgtgTACGGAGACGTTTATTCCTGTTCTGTATTCTGACCGTGTCGAGGTTCAGCTCAGGTCGGTCTTGACTTTGCATtaggttttaaaaacacaaaagcagatTTTGATCTAGACTGAAACACTGcagtgatgtttttaaaaaaagaagaaaaattcttcttttttttaggtaaattTTGTCAGGACTTGTCTCACTAcgtttgactttttctttatttttacaagaaaacacGGGCCTGTTCGTAACTACGTACACTCAGGCTCATGAGGATGGACTTATAACCTGAAGCTCCGATATCCAAACACAGTAAAAATGCACCGATCAGAGTTTTGTGGCCAATTTCCGACatagtttttgtaaaaatctaTGTGAATCTACATGAAATCGCAATATCTGTCGATATTgcgatttctttttaaaactcttacataggaaatgtttttgatttttttatttgtagccTTCCTGTTATGAGTGATCTTTATTTATACTgcgagagaaagagagagctgtcactgaaaacagatgTTGTActgttttaaaaccaaaattaagTGATTACAGTTGTGATATTTTTTGAAGTATTAGCACTTAGCCCTCGAAACCAAAAAGGGcagcaaatatttccaaatccagTTTATTACAGGCCAGATAAGGTTGAAAGCTTCACGGGATAAGAACTAAATGAACCACGAGTCATAGGAAatagtttccttttttaaatggctTCTCATATCTCCGAAAACAGCGAACTTTGAGTCTTCATTCAGTAACAACGTCCACACCGAAGAGTGTGGCGACCCTTTAGCACTTGCGTTTCTGCCTACGTGTCCGGTTCTCGACGTCAGATGTTTTGTATTCGTAGattgaaaacttttcactgGGGGCTGAGGATATTGTTACGCCGACTTAATTCGTCCGTCTGAACACGAAAGAACTagaaaatatcacaaaacaTCCAAATATGAAccgaaaactaaaacataaaggACATTTGCACAAAGACGAACAGATGTCCAGCTACTTCGCAAAAAAAGTCAGCCCCCTGCAGTTGTGTTGCATCTTAGCCGTCCTCCTGTCGTACTTTCGGAGGCGGCCACGAAAAACGAACCAAACATGTGACAGTGTGACTATGTGCAATACAAAATGACATGTATATAGTTTTCTAAACGCAAAATACCATTTCAGAAgttcagaaatgtacaaatatattgatttatataaatatataattgtcTTTTTATCGGTTGGAAGATGCTGCTTATCATTGTGGTTAATATTATTTACATGACGTGTTCTGTCTCCTGgttttgttacagttttaaagAACGAGTGTTTGTGCTCTGAAAGTTTCTAACCCGAGTGTTGTAGCGCGTGTGGCCACTCGACGACGAAGTGGGCgaatgtgatgatgatgatgatgatgatgatgatgatgatgatgatgatgatgatgatgatgacgacggtgatgatggtggtgtgtgtttgcagaACATTGGCGGTGGGGCTTCTGGACTCCTTCGGCCGGGCTGGTCCCGACCGGCGGAGACCGGAGCGGTTCAGAGGAAGACGGAGCCGAAACGttagatgaaaatgtttaatgcaGGTTGGATTCAGTTATTTTATCCTTAAGTTGACTTCTCTAACACACAGAGCTTCAAAGCGTTCTCTGTTATTTATCCCGAGACGTTGGCGTCGTCTGTCTTTGTCACAGAGCGGCGCCGCGTTGGAGTCCGAGCTCCGCTTCTCACCATCTCGCATCGTTTCGCTGTTTGACAATCACCAAATCAGCAAATGCTCTCTATTGTGCCGTAACcgagttttttgggggttttttaatcGGTTGAAACCAAACTACTCCTGAAACGTTCTGACTTCattctcccttttttttaatttatttttatttttattttatcagaaaGTCACAACTGTTTAAGTACTTTCCTGATTGATGGTAGCTGTGGGTTTAACATGGTTCTGCAGAAGAgtgtgttggtttgtttttgcttgacaatgttttgattttatatcactatttgtgtaaatgtgccttttcctttttcctaTCCTAAGCAACACAATCTTAAGACTGCcttgttttttgtagttttttaaaaaaaaaattctgaagacttctttttgtctcttgttTTTGCCGTGGGGAGTCTGACAGAGCATTCTCTGCTTCACTGTGTTCACATGCAACAAacattcctcttcctctgatcCAGAACTAACAAGCCGACCAGCAGAACCCAGAGAATATGAGGAGCAAGGACAGAGAATTATAAGGACCGAAGTGAACTTTTCCATCCAATTCAATGCAGATTGCAACACCCAGACTGAATTGTTGTtcacttatttttcttcattctgACTTCATATTGCTGCAACCAGACATGGGTAGGTTAAAAAGTGGGAGACCCAGGCTGAGTTGCTTTATAAATTTgtcttttgcttgatttttacatttcatttaacagGCCAGCTACACAACAGCAGCTATAATCTAATGTGAAATAACCGGTTCGTTGTCATTTTATGAAAGTGTTTAGCGCTAGTTTGAAGCCGACTTCATGCATGTAAACACAGCCAGCATTGTTGCCATTTAGCTGCACGACAGGAAGAAATACAACGCTAACTCATCAGGATTATGTTTGATAGTGATCAAAGGCTGGTGCTGCTCTGTCATTGTTCCCCAGCGCTATGTGTTGTTCCGTCTTTGTTAACCCGGACTGCCTTCTCTGTGGGCAAAGACGGCTTCAGAATGAGCGAATGCCACCAAGTGTGTGTCGTGCTTTCCTGGATGTGTGTGTTAGAGTTACGACTGACAATCTTCAACTGACTTTGTTCTCTCATTTCCTTAAGGCTTTTATAAAccttcagtttgtattttttactctaaagcacttaagttttttttctctcctttgtgtTTGATACAATCTTGTTACTCttaagatttatatttatacagatATACATATTTTTGGTATCTTCTTatcctcttttgtcttttttccccagGTTTTGTGCTAATGTTGAAAGACCATGATCGCAGTATTCATGGATACATGTTgtaatattgacttttttttttttacattcatgtaTGAActgaaaattgtaaaacaaaaaatacttttaatgtcCTGGTGTGTAAAATGTatgtataaattaaattaaccaaCTTGAACACGAGTGGATTCATATGTGAAAGAAACATGACGCCGTAAAATTGTTTTAGATGTGCaagtaaaaatgcttaaatgaaatgaagaaagaaagagaaaaaaaaagccagccTAGACGTATTCACTACCAAGGAGGATCTGGTTATTAGCATCTTTATGAAGAACCTTATGAGTTAAAGCaagatttaatatatttataaatattttcaagctATTATATTGGGGGggttttttcagattattatctCAAATTAAGActtgaaatataaattaaaatttatcctGGAGAAAATGTTGGCTTTGTATTATTCAGTAATGCATCGGGTAACAATGTCCGCCGATTGGACCACCTCTGGATTTATAATGTGATAGTTCGTGTCTTAGAATGACTGCAAATAATTATCTGAGCATTactatatatttgtttttgcttctggAAGAACTAGC contains the following coding sequences:
- the lats2 gene encoding serine/threonine-protein kinase LATS2 — encoded protein: MRPKTFPAAPYVGNTRQRLQEIKEGLKQPAKLVSQALHGGNSRSEGSRAADSKSGKDTANRQQQLRPPQKFNNYQSALREIRRSLMPFANESGEAGEVNRQMLQELVNAGCDQEMAVRALKQTGSRNIEAALEYISKMGYLDPRNELIVRVIKQTSPGKAGMPNGMDHRPALEVPGEGGALNPYHQMGAQMYDGAAGYGPESDLTRAYMGAPPVINYMMPPSSTAQGPAMGNPMGRPPSMGSYPPGMPTQSNPGSAMYPPGAPQKAYPGSMEQHGHMMSYNVPGQPLQLQPQPPGGPVPGPHYDYAHARQHMMEPAGYGVKRTPSFQNKMQPPPMGPPDNYVNMQAKGAMSQNGTAGGGYPANLYLSSHSHPRQASPTSHQVHMMSRSPGGVPPMGPEFSDLPQGMMTPSRASLNLDLYEHHWAGPPGADGTPAARQPQPQGPFRGEVRVPSRTNSFNSRSAAPNGVRPTMTAPPTAGKQDSSMGPPNTITAVTSPPIQQPVKSIRVMRPEPKTAVGPCHPGWMAAQAPDAAEPLPYMPEETYPLEPAQEQRCPPPPYPKNLLIPAGEPGVLEGGGASGPDLSNATARGGRSGSGGSGKAEESHQVKEKTKAGKGEKAVKDKKQIQTSPVPVRKNGQDEEKRESRIKTYSPFAFKFYMEQHIENVMKTYQQKLNRRLQLEQEMSKAGLSEAEQGQMRKMLNQKESNYNRLRRAKMDKSMFIKIKTLGIGAFGEVCLTRKVDTGALYAMKTLRKKDVLNRNQVAHVKAERDILAEADNEWVVRLYYSFQDRDSLYFVMDYIPGGDMMSLLIRMGVFPEHLARFYIAELTLAIESVHKMGFIHRDIKPDNILIDLDGHIKLTDFGLCTGFRWTHNSKYYQKGSHIRQDSMEPSDSWDDVSNCRCGDRLMTLEQRANRQHQRCLAHSLVGTPNYIAPEVLLRKGYTQLCDWWSVGVILFEMLVGQPPFLAPTPTETQIKVINWESTLQVPPQVKLSPESVDIIGRLCCSAEERLGANGSGEIKAHPFFSEVDFSSNLRQQLAPYRPKIAHPMDTSNFDPVEEEGVPGAWSDSGDSTRALDVLCSPHGKHPEHAFYEFTFRRFFDDHGCPFRYPKPPEADACLSVPGVGPEEGEETEEEEDDEEEGEGGEGCEPVYV